A single window of Cryptococcus depauperatus CBS 7841 chromosome 2, complete sequence DNA harbors:
- a CDS encoding ribosomal protein L24: MASSLGLASDRRKSRKAHFSAPSGIKRKLMSSPLSKELRKEHNARSMPIRKDDEVLIVRGKYKGREGKVTQVYRKKWVIHVDRVHVEKSNAATVPVGIHPSNVVITSLKLDKDRKAILERKGSKAAKTEKGDVEMAE, translated from the exons ATGGCGTCTTCCTTGG GCCTCGCTTCTGACCGCCGAAAGTCTCGTAAGGCTCACTTCTCTGCCCCATCTGGGATCAAGAGAAAGTTGATGTCCTCTCCTCTGAGCAAGGAGCTTCGAAAGGAACACAAC GCCCGATCCATGCCCATCAGGAAAGACGATGAGGTTCTCATTGTTCGTGGAAAGTACAAGGGTCGAGAGGGCAAGGTTACTCAG GTCTACAGGAAGAAGTGGGTTATCCACGTCGACCGTGTTCACGTTGAGAAGTCCAATGCCGCCACTGTCCCAGTCGGTATTCACCCCTCAAATGTCGTTATCACCTCCCTCAAA CTTGACAAGGACAGGAAGGCTATCCTCGAGCGAAAGGGCAGCAAAGCTGCCAAGACCGAGAAGGGTGACGTCGAGATGGCTGAATAG
- a CDS encoding methionine-R-sulfoxide reductase: protein MRLIAQRLSSINTAATGKRWTASSFTQSASFGLPFALFSSSSKVTGNMPEPKVQKSENEWHAILSPEQFRVLRQKGTERPNSHPYDHSFDKGVYHCAGCDAPLYTSKTKFQSGCGWPAFFDTIPGAVVRYEDQTLGMTRTEITCANCGGHLGHVFKGEGFPNPTDERHCVNGISLNFKEE from the exons atgCGATTAATCGCACAAAGGTTATCTAGTATAAATACTGCCGCCACAGGAAAACGTTGGACAGCCTCCTCTTTCACTCAATCCGCCAGTTTTGGACTACCGTTTGCACTTTTCAGCTCTTCTTCGAAAGTAACTGGAAACATGCCAGAACCCAAGGTGCAAAAATCTGAAAATGAGTGGCACGCAATCCTAAGCCCTGAACAA TTTCGAGTCTTGAGACAAAAAGGTACTGAGAGGCCTAACTCTCATCCATATGATCATTCTTTTGACAAGGGAGTGTATC ATTGTGCGGGCTGTGACGCTCCCTTGTATACTTCCAAAACAAAATT TCAATCTGGATGTGGATGGCCAGCATTCTTTGACACAATCCCTGGTGCTGTAGTACGCTATGAAGACCAAACACTTGGAATGACTCGCACTGAAATTACTTGTGCAAATTG TGGCGGCCATCTGGGTCATGTATTCAAAGGCGAGGGTTTTCCAAACCCTACTGACGAGCG TCACTGTGTCAATGGTATTTCATTGAATTTCAAGGAGGAATAA